CGGCTGCCGCAACGTATCAAGGTTGATAACGGGCCAGAATTTAGCGGTAACGCCCTGGATACCTGGGCTTTTGAACACGGCGTGCAGATAGAGTTCACTCGTCCAGGGAAGCCCACAGATAATGGACACATTGAAAGCTTTAACGGAAAATTCCGAGATGAGTGCTTAAATCAGAACGTGTTTCTGTCCCTGCACGATGCCCGCAGAACAGTCGAAGCCTGGCGGCAGGATTACAACCAGCGGCGACCGCACAGTTCCTTAGGCTGGCTGACACCGGAAGAATTTCGGGCAAAGAATATAACCTGCAACCCATTGGGAACCACTAACTTACAAGTGGTATACGCAGTGGGGTAAGGTCAGAGTCCCCCCCATTTCAGCCGTGGAGTATGCCCCCCACTTCGAGCGGACACCCCCCCTAACTGAGGATGAGGTGCTGAAACTATGCCTCGAACGAGTGCCCAAATAAGCCTAACTGTGGAGGCTTCCCCAATATCCTTGCCGCAGCGGTCGTTGACTAAAATGTTCGCTTCAAGAGGTCTGCATGTTAAGCCCATGGCATCAGCGTACTCAAGCCGTCAGTAACCACAGGTGGATACTGTGTGTTAGCCAAAGCATCATGTGTGCCGGCATTTAAAATACAGTGATTTTATGTTAACATGCGAATATAAATTACGTTTTTTTTAAAAAATTGAATAGGATTACGTCTTCTGCAATGATGGACCAGATAGAAGCAGTGATACTTCCTCGTTGGTTTGCGCGACTATAGTGGAAATGTCCCGCACAGGGCCCAAGGGGGCACTTACCTGCGAGTTTATCCGCTTTATCAAAACTTGGAGAGTCTGATTTAACGTGGAGCCCAAGCTGTCATGATTTCAGCATGGCAATCCTGTCCTTGACTGCAGGCCAGTTTATCATAAAAAAATTGGATTCTTTTCCTGGTTTAAATCTTTGCAAAACTGTTTTTGCCTGAGTTATATATTTGATAGCAACGAGATGCGAGAGTGCTTGGTCAACG
Above is a window of Desulfovibrio desulfuricans DSM 642 DNA encoding:
- a CDS encoding integrase core domain-containing protein — its product is RLPQRIKVDNGPEFSGNALDTWAFEHGVQIEFTRPGKPTDNGHIESFNGKFRDECLNQNVFLSLHDARRTVEAWRQDYNQRRPHSSLGWLTPEEFRAKNITCNPLGTTNLQVVYAVG